The DNA sequence TCAGCTCTGGCTGGCACTGATCGGATTGATACGCCCGCATACGTGGGTCTGACGAAACCCATGACGGCGCATTCGGATGGGCCCCAAACCACAACTCAGCCACCGGCTCTCCAGCATCTGGACAGCTGAAAAGTCGGGGGATTGCGGAACGCGATCCCCACGGGTAGTCACGGATACGACCCTGCAAAAACCTCATCGACTATCGCTTAACAACCTCAACATCAGACTCGTCGATGACCGGGGACGTCTGGTGCCATAAATGACTACGGGGTGCCACATCAGTCTCCGAATGTGAACCACATCCATGATCCATTGATACTACTCGGCCATCAAAAGCAGACCATTCGTTTGCGCAAACGCCAAAAAGCTGACGTGCCGAACCGGCCATATGCATCAGATAGCCACATGTTGCACATTGCGCCTGCGCATCACGAGTGGCTTGATTACGCGGACCAGCATCAGAACGATACCACCGGCGGTAGGTTTGCATCCGGCCGTCGTCGGACATAATCCGGGCACGCCCCAAACCTAATTCCCAATTCGCAATCGTGTCTTCATCAATCCCGATTGTTTCAAACCCTTGATCAAGACCTGGATCAGTATTGGCCACTAACCGCGGATCTTGTGGATTGTAAGGCAAGCGATCTGAAGGTCCAATATCGGAAGGCTGTAACCGATCCGCCCACGGAATCCAATCTGGGGCCAACAATGCGTCGGTTCCTGGCAGAATCGACAGTTCTGCAACTGAAACTTTCTTTGATCGTGGAGCACGAACAAGAGAAACTGTCCAATACCAACCGCGATAACCTGCCATTAAACATTCAAAAGCATGGGTAACAAAACGCTCTGCTTCTTGAACCATTCCGGCGTGCTTGCCAACCCGGTCTGGGGTGGTGATGTCATTAAGCGCATTGCGAGCAAACTCAACTGCTTGCCCAAGCGTCTTATCTTTGACCGCCCTTTCTCTTGGCGTTATCCGTTTAGGCATCGAAATCATCCGCTAGGGCACGCAAGGCTTGTGCAATACGAGGTCCACCTTCCGGGTAACGGCCACGGCGCAACTGCGTCGAAGAAACATCGAGGATCTTGATTAAGTCCTCGATAAGTGGCACCAATTCTTCTGGCGAACGACGATTGACTTCCAACAAAGACTTTTCTTTTTTAATCACGGAAACAGACAGCGCAGCTGGCCCGCGGCGAGTCTCCCCAATTCCGTATTCCACACGCGTGCCCGGGCGTAACTTAACCCCCAATGGCACTGCACTTTGTGGAACATAAACTTGGGCACCATCGTCCCCAGTGATAAAACCAAAGCCCTTCTCAGCGTCGAAGAACTTCACTTTTCCAGTAGGCACGGTATTCTCTCTTTCATTCTTTTGCGCTAGATAATCTATCTAACATCAAGACAAGGCTATCTATCATTATGACACTTATATGACCAACTATTCTATCAGGGTCACTAGCTAAACTTTTGCGCTAAGCTTACCTGTTCACACACTTACGGGGAGCTGCTTGGTAAGTTTGAGATATCACAGCGCGAAAGGACGAATCTATGAGAACCATACGTCGGTGTGCATTGGCGTTAATAATGGGAGCTTGTGTTTTGCTCCCCCATGCTGCTTACGCTGTTGCGCCCGTTGATATCGACCACAACTACGAAGACTACGCTAACGTATCTACGGACATTTCGGCGTTATCTAATCTGTTAGTTGAGGTTGCTCATGGCAATCTTTGGGTTATTACCGTTGATGATTTCGATGGCATGTCTCCGGATAACTGGGCAATGAAAACATTTGACCGATCGGGATTAGGTAGCTCCGACGGCTTACTTGTTATCAGCGTGGGAACTTCCGAACTTTATGCCTATTCACCTGATGGACAGGTGAAAGAACTTCTTAATCGCGCTACCTCTCAAGATGTTTTAGATAAGTTCCATGACGGCAAATGGGATGCCGGCATAACCTTATTTGCCGAACACGTCCGCTCTTTACGCGCTGGCGAGCAACCACCTGCAGTTCCACAGGGCTCAGTTGCCCCAAACGCGCTACCGATTATTGGCACAATCGGACTGGTGGGGGCCGGAGTTGTTGGTATCGCTTTTTGGAGAAAACGGAAGGCGGCACACGCTGATACCCTTCAGGCACTCCAATCTGAACAGCAGTTAGCCCAGCAGTCTTCTACAGAATTATTAGCGGCTGATGACGACGTACGCGCCGGAGCTGCCGAGCTTGAGTTTGCCCGCATGGAATTTGGTGTAGAAGCAACTGAAGAGTTTCGCCAAGTTTTGAGGCAGGCGCAAAAAGATATCCACCAGGCATTTGAGTTACGCCGGTTGCTTGACGACGATGAACCAGAAACTCCTGCTGAACAACATTCGATGAACACCCAAATTTTGACGTACGCACAGCACGCTCGCCAGGCAATGCAAGCCCAGGCCCAGCAGTTTTCCCAGTTGCGTAATCTTGTTCACCGTCTCGATGACAAACTCGATGAGTTAACCCAACGCCACCAGGAGCTTCTCGCCCAGGTGCCACTTGTATCCGATAAAGTTGCTGCGCTAACTCAATCTATTCCGCCTGAATCAGTCGTGAGTTTGGAATCCTACCCAGACCAGATCAATTCGTTACTTACGGCAGCTCAGTCACATATCGCAGCCGCCCGCCAACACCACGCAGATGGGGACAAAAACCAAGCCGTCCAGTATGCGCGCTTAGCAGAAGGAACGTTAGAGCACGTTTCCCAACTCATCACACGTGTTGATCAAGCTCCCCAACTACTGGCCAAGGCTCAAGAAGAATTGAAAACAGGCGTCCAGTCACTATCAGCTGATATCGCCGATGCTCAACGTTTAGGCGCAAACGATTCCACTATTACATTACGGCGTAAAGAAGCTGAAGATGTTATCGCCCGGGCAACAGCAAGCTCTGGCGTAGATCTGCTTGTCATTAACGATCAGTTAGCCAAAGCCGAACATAATCTTGATATTGCCCTAGCTAGTGTACGAGCACGAGCTGAGCAAGAAGAGCGGGCACGGTTAAATATCACTCGGTATCGGGAACACACCAGTGCCAAATTGCAACGGTTAGATGAAGATATTACCCGCTACCGCGAGTTAGTTAGCGCCGATACTCGCACACTTTTACATCGAGCCCATTCAGCTTATGAATCGGCCGATACTCAGTCACCTGCCGAACAGCTACAGGCATACACTCTAGCTATGGATTATGCGACTCGCGCTGAGCGGGCCTTAACTTCTGACGTTGCCGATTACCAACACTACAATCGTCAGCTAAACCCTGGTACCCAATTAGGTGGCGAACTAGCTGGAGCAATTATCACTGGAATAGCACGTTCCCTCATTTATGGCGCTTTTTCTAGCGGTTCTGGGCATCATGACAGCAACTGGACAAAAAATAGTTTTGGTTCGTCGGGTAACTCCGGCTTTGGAAAGAGTTTCGGTTCTGGTGGCGGAGGTTTTGGAAAAACCTTTTAGATGTTAGATTAACGATTAAGATGTTATTGTCATCTTCGACGTATTGTGGCATTCATCGTTGTTTGCCACTAAGAAAGGTTTCACATGGCTGAAAAACAATCAATTCTTGGACGCATCACTCAACTCGCTAAGGCAAATATTAACGCCTTGCTAGATCACGCAGAAGATCCCCAAAAAATGCTTGACCAGATGGTCCGGGACTACACCAATTCCATCGCTGAAGCTGAAGATGCAGTTGCCGTCACGGTAGGGAATCTTCGGTTAGCCGAAGCAGATTACGATGAAGACGTTCGCGCTGCCCAAGAATGGGGAAACAAAGCCCACGCTGCCGTCGTAAAAGCACAAGAATTACGTGCTAGCGGTAACGAAGACGGCGCTCAGAAGATGGAACAACTTGCAAAAGTTGCTCTGGAACGCCAGATTACAGCGGAGAACGAAGCTCGCGATGCAGAGCCAATGATCAATTCACAACGCGATGTTGTTGCCAAGCTTAAAGAGGGCTTGAACGTCATGCGTAGCAAGCTTGAAGATCTACGTTCTAAGCGAGATCAGCTCGTGGCTCGAGCTAAGTCTGCGCAGGCGCAAAACATTGTTCAAGATGCCATTAGCTCAATCAATGTGCTCGATCCATCAACAGAAATTGGTCGTTTCGAAGATTCAGTACGTCGCCAAGAGGCGCTTGCACAAGGCAAGGCTGAAGTGGCTTCTTCTTCCCTCGATGCCCAATTCGCCCAGCTCGAATCTACATCAAATACGGCTGAAGTCGATTCCCGTCTAGCAGCTTTGCAAGCCAAGGTTGCACCACAACAAATCGAAGGATAAAAACTCTATTTCTTTGGCGGGTATGCTCGTATTTTCATGTATACCCGCCAAAGACAGTTCACTATCTTGAGATTTTAACTATCCCACGCGATAGGATACATATATGTATATTCTTATTGATGGTGAAAATATCGATGCCACCCTCGGGGTCAACATTTTGAAACGCTCGCCACGTGGCGAAGAACGTCCTCGCTGGGACCGTGTTCTAGAATTCCGGGCATTTGATTCCCCGGAAAAGGATATTGACGGCACAGTGATGGAACAACCTGCAAAAGGCATGTTCTTCTTAAATGTCTCACAACGTACTGCTGCCCCTTTTATCCAAGCTCTGCTAGCTATCGGATGGCAACCAATCCAGCTCACTTCGGCTGATCCGGAACGTAAAGTTGTTGATGAAGGTATCCAACGTACTCTCGATGCTATTCTCCTAGAGCGGCCCGGAGCCGACGTCGTCATCGGAACTCACGATGTCGATTATTTGCCGCAAATTGAAGCTCTTTTAGATGCTGGCCATCGCGTCTCAATCATCTGCTTCCGCGAATTCCTCGCACTACCATTAGCAGAATTAGAAGATCGTGGTCTCGTTATCCACGATCTTGAACTTGACGTTCAAGCCTTCAATATTCCGTTACATCGCACCCATCCTGTGGATATCGACGATTTCGATCCATACCCATATTTATAACCTACAGTTTTCAGAATTTTTTCAGCTTGTTGATGGAGAATACTGGCTATGACACAGACCAACACCTCCGCAAAGATTCTTGTTGTCGACGATGAACCATCGATACGTGAGTTACTTTCTGCTTCCCTGCATTTTGCGGGTTTCACAGTAGAAACTGCAGAAGATGGCTACAGTGCTATCCGGACCTACTACGAATTCAATCCGGACCTCATCGTTCTAGATATCATGTTGCCTGATTTTGACGGCCTAGAAGTCTTGCGGCGTATCCGGGAACAAAATAGCGGTGTTCCAGTTCTCTTCCTCACCGCAAAAGACGATCTACAAGATAAACTCCACGGGCTCAACGCCGGTGCTGACGACTACGTCACCAAACCTTTTTCTTTAGAAGAAGTAGTAACCCGCATCCAAGTTATTTTACGGCGCACCAATCCTGCGCCGGAAGAATCTTCGATTATCACCTATCACGATCTTGAACTCAACGAAGATACTTACGAAGTACGCCGTGCTGGCCACTTAGTTGAATTATCTCCCACCGAATACAAGCTTTTACGTTACCTCATGGTTAACGCCGAACGCGTTGTATCCAAGGTGCAAATCCTTGACCATGTATGGGATTATGACTGGATCGGCGAAGCCTCAATCGTCGAATCCTACATATCCTATCTGCGTCGCAAAATTGATTCTCCTGAATCTCTAGGAATAACTGACCCCGATCAAGCGCAAGCTTTGATTCCGCTCATCCACACAAAACGCGGGATCGGATACGTGATGCGAACCGGTAAGTAGCATGAGGCGAAAACAGCAACAGCCCAACATCACTGGCAGACTATCGTGGCAACTCCTCGTCGTCTTTCTTCTCCTGCTTGGATCTGCCTTACTTCTTGTGTCTGCGTTTGCAACCATCTCCTTACGCACCTTTTTAACAGCTGAAACGGATAAAAACCTCTCTTCTTCCGGTCAGATAGTTGCTTCGCAGACTGTTGATGCGCTTATCCAAGGAACTTCTGATTCTGTCCTACCATCTGACTTTTATCTATATATCAGAGATGATTTTGGAACCTCAGTTGAAAAAGTACATCCGTCAATCGTACGCCGGTACGGCAAACCAGCTAATGCACTCGAGATCGCCTCAACATATACCGACCAGCCTCACACAGTGGCCGGCACTCTTAAAGGCAGCGAATGGCGCATTATCTCCCTACCGTTAACATCGACTGGGCCGCATCCACGCACAGTAGGAAACGTCGTCATCGGACTACCCTTAGCCCAGGTTGAACGGACAATAGCAAACCTCAAACAAGTCCTCATTTTGTTCGTTATCGCTATTATATCCATTGGAGCCCTACTATCCATCGTCCTCGTACGCCGCTCTTTGCGAGCCTTACGCACTATCAACCACGTCACCGCAGACGTCCGGCAGGGTGACTTCTCAGCTCGTGTGCCTCCGATGAAACCGGGTACTGAAGTAAATATCCTTGGTGAATCAGTCAATGCCATGCTTGACGAAATTGAGCACCTCTTCGCCTCCCAGGCAGCTTCGGAACAACGCATGCGCCGCTTTGTTTCGGACGCCTCCCACGAATTACGCACTCCGCTAGCAACTATCCGCGGATATGCTGAGCTTTACCGGATGGGCGGAGTTCCCAAAGATCAAGTCGCTCAAGCATTTGGCCGAATAGAATCCGAATCTGGCCGAATGGCCAATCTTGTTGAAGATCTCCTTAAACTAGCGCGCCTAGATGAACAAGGCGAGATCAAGCCCAAACCCGTCGACCTCGCTGCCGTGGCTCTCAATACGGTCTCGGATTTCCTTGCCCGTTCTCCACAACGTCAGGCAACCGTGACCAATTTAGCGGGAGACGACGTCGAATCCCTCGTGATCTTTGGGGATCAAAACGGTGTTACCCAACTGCTCACAAATCTTCTTGGTAATGTCAACACCCACACTAGTGTTGATGCCCCCGTCGAAGTAGCTGTAGGTATAGATCCAAACGATCCACGCCAAGCAATCGTCGAAGTACGTGACCACGGACCTGGAATCCCGGAAAAAGACCGGGAACATATTTTTGAGCGATTCTACAAAATCAACTCTTCACGATCACGAGGTAGCGGAGAAGGTTCTGGGCTAGGGTTAGCCATCGTTTCCGCGATCATCGTTGCCCATCACGGGAGCGTTAGCGTAACTGAAACCCCCGGAGGGGGGCTGACCGTACGGTTGTCCTTCCCAATGCCCTATCGAACTAATCGAGACTTAGATCCGGATTCGCCGTCTTCTGCTCTAACATCATCTCAATCTGATGACGAACACGACCAATAAAATCTTCTGCTGTCTCATTAGGCTTGCCGAACATCGGCTCGCCGATATACATCTCAACCTCAGGATGATTTAACGCCGGAATCACTTTACCCACTGGCATCGCTTCATGCCCACCAGACATTGCTAATGGAACAATTGGAACCCCGATTTTTAACGCAATCGCTGCGGCACCAGGCTTAAAAACACCTATCTTGCCATCGCGGGAACGCGTGCCTTCCGGGAAAATTAAAATTGGTATGCCATCACGTAAAAGTCGGCTAGTCATACCAGCTGCTCGGCCAGCATGAGCCCCCACACTTTTCCCTTTACGCTCAATAGGATAGGTGTTAAAAAACACTGACGTCAGCTTAGCAATACCCTTCTTGCGATAGAAATAGTCAGCGGCAGCACCTGTGGCGAGATTGTCGGTCATGTGATCTGGAAGTAGGGAAAAAACCATCGGCGCATCTAGGTGCGATGAGTGGTTACCGACTACGATATAGGCTCCGGTTAAATCTTCGACGTTTTCCTCGCCCCAAACAGTTGCGTTCAAGAGTGTCTTTAGCACTGGACGGGTCAACACTTTGCGCACGGCTTTACGTATTTTGCGTTTCCCGTCCGAATGATAGTCATCTAGCGGATGTAGCTCACTCATCGCCGGCCCTTATTTAGTTTCCTGACTGCTTTATGTACCACGGATTGTGGGGCGTGCCGAGCAAAGAACGCCATCGTTTTGAAACGTTTCGATGGAATGGTTGTTGTTTTGCCTCGTTCAACGTCACGCAGGGCTTCATCAATAACTCTTTCCGCGTCCAGCCAGAGCCATGATGGGATCGACGACGTCGATACTCCGGAACGCTCATGGAACTCGGTGCGCACCCATCCTGGCAAGAATGCCACAACTTGCACGCCGTATTGTTCAACTTCGATCGCTAGAGACTCTGACCACATCCGAACGAATGCCTTCACCGCAGCATAAGCTCCCATAGGTGCTAACGATGCAACCGAAGCGGTGGTGATAATAACTCCGCTATGGCGTTGTTTCATTGCAAAGGCTGCCGCGCCGCCAAGTTCCATTGGTACGAGAGCCATTAATTCGGCTCCGGCTCGTAACTGGCTAGCGTCGTCGGTTGCCATCGGGGAATACATTCCTGATCCCGCATTGTTAACAAAAATTGAAATTGGCTCAGCTTGCGAAAGTAGCTGTTCTTTAACTGCGTCAATACCACTGCGGTCACTTAAATCTGCCGATAGGGTGCGAACATCAACCCCATACTCTTGCATTATCTCGTTGGCTTTTTGCGCGAGACGCTCTGCATTTCGAGCAACGAGTACGAGATCACAACCACGGGCTGCTAATGCTTGGGCAAATGCTGCCCCCATGCCTGATGTGCCACCGGTAATAAGGGCACGGCCGGTAAGAATACTGTCTGAACCTTTTTTCTTCACAATCTCTACGTTAGATTACTTTGCCGTGCGGAGCACTCTTATTCAGCATTTTTGTTACTTTTGGTTAGTTAGAATCCTCGCATCTTTTGGGTAGTTGCGACTAGAGGTATAGAATCATGGGCGCTGAACTTGGAGGATATATGCCAGAAATGAACACACCCGGATGGGTTGTACAAGCGTTTGTGCGGAGCGCATACGATGCTGGAGCAACTGCATCCCGAGAGGATATCGAGCATACTGCTTACCAGCTTTTGGAGATATGGTCTGCCCCGGAGCGTACATTCCATAACACTCGTCATTTGACTGACATGCTCACTCGGGTTGATACTCTTGCGTCCGAGACCCAAAATCCGTGTCTTGTGCGGTTAGCTACCTGGGGACATGGTTTAGTTTTTGATGTTTCGGCTCAAGCTGTTCACGCACGAAATGGCGGGGAAGACGAACGGGCATCTGCCCTGTTAGCTGGCGAGTTTTTCGCTAATATCGGTATTCCGGAAAAGAACGTGGAGCGGATTTCGTCACTTATTGCGCATTTACATA is a window from the Arcanobacterium buesumense genome containing:
- a CDS encoding DUF3027 domain-containing protein, yielding MPKRITPRERAVKDKTLGQAVEFARNALNDITTPDRVGKHAGMVQEAERFVTHAFECLMAGYRGWYWTVSLVRAPRSKKVSVAELSILPGTDALLAPDWIPWADRLQPSDIGPSDRLPYNPQDPRLVANTDPGLDQGFETIGIDEDTIANWELGLGRARIMSDDGRMQTYRRWYRSDAGPRNQATRDAQAQCATCGYLMHMAGSARQLFGVCANEWSAFDGRVVSMDHGCGSHSETDVAPRSHLWHQTSPVIDESDVEVVKR
- a CDS encoding cold-shock protein, whose amino-acid sequence is MPTGKVKFFDAEKGFGFITGDDGAQVYVPQSAVPLGVKLRPGTRVEYGIGETRRGPAALSVSVIKKEKSLLEVNRRSPEELVPLIEDLIKILDVSSTQLRRGRYPEGGPRIAQALRALADDFDA
- a CDS encoding TPM domain-containing protein, yielding MRTIRRCALALIMGACVLLPHAAYAVAPVDIDHNYEDYANVSTDISALSNLLVEVAHGNLWVITVDDFDGMSPDNWAMKTFDRSGLGSSDGLLVISVGTSELYAYSPDGQVKELLNRATSQDVLDKFHDGKWDAGITLFAEHVRSLRAGEQPPAVPQGSVAPNALPIIGTIGLVGAGVVGIAFWRKRKAAHADTLQALQSEQQLAQQSSTELLAADDDVRAGAAELEFARMEFGVEATEEFRQVLRQAQKDIHQAFELRRLLDDDEPETPAEQHSMNTQILTYAQHARQAMQAQAQQFSQLRNLVHRLDDKLDELTQRHQELLAQVPLVSDKVAALTQSIPPESVVSLESYPDQINSLLTAAQSHIAAARQHHADGDKNQAVQYARLAEGTLEHVSQLITRVDQAPQLLAKAQEELKTGVQSLSADIADAQRLGANDSTITLRRKEAEDVIARATASSGVDLLVINDQLAKAEHNLDIALASVRARAEQEERARLNITRYREHTSAKLQRLDEDITRYRELVSADTRTLLHRAHSAYESADTQSPAEQLQAYTLAMDYATRAERALTSDVADYQHYNRQLNPGTQLGGELAGAIITGIARSLIYGAFSSGSGHHDSNWTKNSFGSSGNSGFGKSFGSGGGGFGKTF
- a CDS encoding PspA/IM30 family protein; translated protein: MAEKQSILGRITQLAKANINALLDHAEDPQKMLDQMVRDYTNSIAEAEDAVAVTVGNLRLAEADYDEDVRAAQEWGNKAHAAVVKAQELRASGNEDGAQKMEQLAKVALERQITAENEARDAEPMINSQRDVVAKLKEGLNVMRSKLEDLRSKRDQLVARAKSAQAQNIVQDAISSINVLDPSTEIGRFEDSVRRQEALAQGKAEVASSSLDAQFAQLESTSNTAEVDSRLAALQAKVAPQQIEG
- a CDS encoding nuclease — protein: MYILIDGENIDATLGVNILKRSPRGEERPRWDRVLEFRAFDSPEKDIDGTVMEQPAKGMFFLNVSQRTAAPFIQALLAIGWQPIQLTSADPERKVVDEGIQRTLDAILLERPGADVVIGTHDVDYLPQIEALLDAGHRVSIICFREFLALPLAELEDRGLVIHDLELDVQAFNIPLHRTHPVDIDDFDPYPYL
- a CDS encoding response regulator transcription factor, which encodes MTQTNTSAKILVVDDEPSIRELLSASLHFAGFTVETAEDGYSAIRTYYEFNPDLIVLDIMLPDFDGLEVLRRIREQNSGVPVLFLTAKDDLQDKLHGLNAGADDYVTKPFSLEEVVTRIQVILRRTNPAPEESSIITYHDLELNEDTYEVRRAGHLVELSPTEYKLLRYLMVNAERVVSKVQILDHVWDYDWIGEASIVESYISYLRRKIDSPESLGITDPDQAQALIPLIHTKRGIGYVMRTGK
- a CDS encoding sensor histidine kinase, with the translated sequence MRRKQQQPNITGRLSWQLLVVFLLLLGSALLLVSAFATISLRTFLTAETDKNLSSSGQIVASQTVDALIQGTSDSVLPSDFYLYIRDDFGTSVEKVHPSIVRRYGKPANALEIASTYTDQPHTVAGTLKGSEWRIISLPLTSTGPHPRTVGNVVIGLPLAQVERTIANLKQVLILFVIAIISIGALLSIVLVRRSLRALRTINHVTADVRQGDFSARVPPMKPGTEVNILGESVNAMLDEIEHLFASQAASEQRMRRFVSDASHELRTPLATIRGYAELYRMGGVPKDQVAQAFGRIESESGRMANLVEDLLKLARLDEQGEIKPKPVDLAAVALNTVSDFLARSPQRQATVTNLAGDDVESLVIFGDQNGVTQLLTNLLGNVNTHTSVDAPVEVAVGIDPNDPRQAIVEVRDHGPGIPEKDREHIFERFYKINSSRSRGSGEGSGLGLAIVSAIIVAHHGSVSVTETPGGGLTVRLSFPMPYRTNRDLDPDSPSSALTSSQSDDEHDQ
- a CDS encoding lysophospholipid acyltransferase family protein, producing the protein MSELHPLDDYHSDGKRKIRKAVRKVLTRPVLKTLLNATVWGEENVEDLTGAYIVVGNHSSHLDAPMVFSLLPDHMTDNLATGAAADYFYRKKGIAKLTSVFFNTYPIERKGKSVGAHAGRAAGMTSRLLRDGIPILIFPEGTRSRDGKIGVFKPGAAAIALKIGVPIVPLAMSGGHEAMPVGKVIPALNHPEVEMYIGEPMFGKPNETAEDFIGRVRHQIEMMLEQKTANPDLSLD
- a CDS encoding SDR family NAD(P)-dependent oxidoreductase, producing MKKKGSDSILTGRALITGGTSGMGAAFAQALAARGCDLVLVARNAERLAQKANEIMQEYGVDVRTLSADLSDRSGIDAVKEQLLSQAEPISIFVNNAGSGMYSPMATDDASQLRAGAELMALVPMELGGAAAFAMKQRHSGVIITTASVASLAPMGAYAAVKAFVRMWSESLAIEVEQYGVQVVAFLPGWVRTEFHERSGVSTSSIPSWLWLDAERVIDEALRDVERGKTTTIPSKRFKTMAFFARHAPQSVVHKAVRKLNKGRR